The genomic DNA tatccataaataggAAAGATCTGTGAGAAATGTCTCATTTTCGAGCctaaggtacagtaagtgaaagtttggcacctgtatgggaaagtgccaccagaatcatctgcaaagaaatctgagataaaaataaaaatggttgtatattttctgacattttatacaattacagagggtcaaaataagggTTAATGTTGTTGAAGACATTTGcatgaattaaaaatgtgtttgtaattGAAATTGatgcatgaaatacattttaaaaggaaGCCCAGCTGACAGGTAAAAGTGCCAGCCCTGTCAATGCATTCTAGAACCGCCGCTGGCTGGCACCCAGAGCTGCTGTagaggggagaggtggagggcaGGGAGGAAGGAAGATGCAGAAACGTTTGTACCGAAAATAGTGatcgtttttatttgttgtgctCCCAACACAAGTTTCATGAATCATGATCGGGttatgagtgtgattgtgtgtgtgtgtgtgtgtgggtgtttgtgcttgtgtgtgtgtgcgtatgtgtactTGAGTGTgcgtgcagatgtgtgtgtgtgtgtctgtgtgtatgtgtgagtgtgtgtgtctgtgtgtttgtgtgtgtgtgtgtgtgtgtgtgtctgtttgtttgtctgtttggtgATGGGAAAGACTGGCAGTTTGGTCAAAGAAAAAGATGTATAGAAAATGTATAGTTTGTTTCTACATCACCAGAACATTTACTTTGAAGGAATTACAGaatgcgtatgtgagtgtgtgcgcgcgtgtgtgtgtttagttttgtgagggtcagtgtgtttTGCAGACAATGAGGGAGACGGTGTATGAAGGCAGGCTGGCTGAGGGCAGGTAGGTGCAGTAGAACAGGTGAACTGCGCGGGAGGTAGGGGACAGTCTCTCgtgctccagcagggggcgtaGCGCTTCACTTCTTCACCTTTCCCTGAGCCGCCACGGCCTCCATGGCCTTGCGCACCGTCTCCTCATCCCCCAGGAACTGCATGGGCTTCACCGGCTTCAGGTCCTTGTCCAGCTCGTACACGATGGGGATGCCCGTGGGCAGGTTCAGCTCCATGATGGCCGCATCCGTCATGCCTGGCGGGGAGGGGATCGACCAATCAACCCACCGAACGGCTCAATCCATCCTTCAGCCAGCCAATCGGTtagtcaatcagtcaatcaacaGGCCGATTGATTATTCTACCAATTGTCCTACaagtcagtcaatcaatcaacttTACTGCCATGGCAACCAAGTTTCAGTTGGAATCTCAACAAATCTGAATTTACCATAAAATACTGTTTagtgggaaaaaaaggaacaatttATCAATTGGAAAAAATACAGATAGCAAATTGTATCCCTAATCcctaaatgtttgtgtgtttaaggGTAGGGGCAAAGTATTGGTAATATAAAGTGAAAAAACTTGGCCTTGTGGTCACACAAGTTTGAGGCATGCAAGAAGGAAGGATATGAAAGTAATATGACACTAATATTTTGACACAAAAATTCCTTTGCATTTCTGACCGAGGCTACgatcacccacccacacagaaaAGGACAGCGTTGTCTACtttcacatttcagaattaATATCTCAGGAAACATTCTTCATCTATTCATTCTTGCTGTTTGTGCTGCTGGTACAGGTCAATTATATTGATAGATTAAAGGCTAAATGCAGAAATTAAGGCGTTCCCTggggtaaaatccagctatgaccagctatgGCTTGAAATGGCcgactaccagctgtttcataacatgacttcagctggtcaagccatgttgagtatggagctggtctgaactggtcaaccagctaccagctgtctcaaaacctagcttgagctgtttttttcagcagggttgctTCTTGACCTCGGTGTGTGATATCTCCATAACACTGTAGAGCAGGGGTTGTCTAAAGTCTACTGGTAGATCTCTAgaaaccaaccctgttcctagagatctaccatcctgtaggttttcattccaaccctaaaaaagctcacctcattcaacagctagagcatgactgcccaaccctgctcctggagatctaccatcctgtaggttttcactccaaccctaacaaagcacacctcattcagcagttAGAGCAGGACTGCCTGCCCTTTCTCCTGgaaatctaccatcctgtaggttttcactccaactctaacaaagtacacctcattcaagaGCTAGAGATctgcattgagctgctaattagtcaGGTGTGCAAAAttagagttggagtgaaaacctacaggatagtagatctcgaggaccagggttggtgaccactgctgTAGAGGGTCCTGGATGCTGATTTTTAGAGATGGAGAGTCGCGTTCAATGGGCCCAGCCCTGGATGACCTTTACTTTCTGCTTTCGACACTCCACTCTACTGATACTCATtcccacacaccctccacacaccacCAGAACACTCCTACAGAATGCgggacctttaaaaaaaaaggtcgTGCCCGCAACTGGAGCCTCCCCCGCCCACTCTGGGTGTATAAATAGAGCCGCACTAATCTGGGAATGTGTCGCTCCGCCGTGCAGCTCTACTGTAACGGCACGACCGCCATGCgatgggaggaagagaggattgAGTCTGCTGCGGTTAGATATGCAATATGAGGGAGGCCTCAAGTCTACTGCAGTTAGATATTCGATATGAGGACATTTCAAGTCCACTGCAGTAGATTTTGGCCTCCCTCATATTGCATGTCTAACTGGAGCAGACTTTAGACCTCCCTCAAGACCTCCCTAAAGTTTCCTGCAGTTAGCTatgtctttctctccttcttctGAGCTCAATATCTGGACTGGAAGTTGTGGTGGGTATAAATAAGCCACTGATTGAAAAGTAAACTCTGTGGAACTTGACTTAGCCAAGCCTCCTCCTCCcgacacacacatcccccatCTGAACTTTGACCTCTCTTTACTTCAAAAACCGTCAGCCCTAAACATGCTATCTGGGCATTTGGTGTCATGGTCAGATTCATTAAAGCATTCTATATATAAAATGAGCAAAAGTGCGCATggccaacaaaacacaacctctGACCTTTCCCCCGGCCAGTTCCCTGCTCCCCAAATGAGCCCCCTGTCCCGTAACTGTACTATAATTGAATCCCCAACACTCCTCGGTAAACATGTCCTACCTGTTCTTCAGTGTCCCAAAATTACCATTTGCCTCCTCAACATTTCTGCTGTAAAGTCCACTCAAAAAAAGCTGgttgagctgggtatgagctggtcaaccagccagtgctggtagcttttctgaacatatttcaaaacatagcttaaacCGGGAAACcttgtcaagctgggagctggtctgaactggtcaaccggctaaaccatgtcaagctgtggactggtctgaactggtcaaccagctaaaccatgtaatgctgtgagctggtctgaactggtcaaccagctaaaacatGTAAtgctgtgagctggtctgaactggtcaaccagctaaaccgtgtcaagcttggagctggtctgaactggtcaaccagttaccagctgtctTTCATACTCGTAGATAATCATAGAATCGGTTTAGGCCAAGTGCCTTGTCCCAGGGAACAACAGTACGATTATTATAAATCCAGGATTATTTGCCTGACAAGGATACCCCGATATCCGAACCCACACCCAGCCGGACACCCCGGTATCCAAACCCACACCCACCCGGACACCCCGATATCCAAACCCACACCCACCCGGACACCCCGGTATCCAAACCCACACCCACCCGGACACCCCGGTATCCAAACCCACACCCACCCGGACACCCCGGTATCCAAACCCACACCCACCCGGACACCCCGATATCCAAACCCACACCCACCCGGACACCCCGATATCcaaacccacacccacccaggcACCCATACCCACTCCCAGTGTTTCCTCTGCactcctctgcccccctcttTACAGTCTGCTGGTTCCCCACAGCCACCCACACCATTCCGACAGTCCATAATACCCACTTTCTAAGTGCTTGACGATGCCGCGGAGGCTGTTGCCGTGGGCAGCAATGATGACGTTCTTGCCGGCCTTGATCTCGGGGACGACGGTGTCATTCCAGAAAGGCAGTGCACGGGCGATGGTGTCCTTCAGGCTCTCACAGGTGGGCAGCTCTCCGGGCTTCAGGCCCTTATAGCGCCTCGACTGGCGGGAGGAGAGAATTGCAACCTCAGTCACTCAGACAACTTCCTGCCAATCGATAGGACAAAAGTGTCGCCACTAAGTTCCTGCCCAGGTTCCAAGCTTCCTCTTTTTCTGAGCTTCAGAAAACTTAAGCTCATGTCTTTTTCACAACTTTTTAAACTCTTCCTGCAAGCCTCCTAGGACAGCACTCACACTTAGAATGGGAGTTAAACTTAGTTCTGAGGGAGCCTTAAGTATGAAGaatgtgtttaaatgtgaaTTGTCTGTCACAGCATGCCTTATGAAATGAAACAGTTGGCTAtatcacactacacacacactgcttagcATTCACATTACTGACAtactttttcttcttcactgCAAAACCACCTCAGTAGGTTAGTACATAAACGTTTCAAATTTGCTacggagaatctccattcaaaatgtgactcagtctaggactaggctcaatcggtgtctgtgaaactggcggCGACCGCTTGGCCCGGCGCCCTTACCTCGCTGATGATCTTGTGGTAGGCGTGGTCGTGGTccatggggggcggggggatgtCGAAGGAGCGGCGCCAGATCTTCACCTGCTCCTCGCCGTGCTTGGCGGCCGTCTCGGCCTTGTTGAGGCCGGTCAGGCCGCCGTAGTGCCGCTCGTTCAGGCGCCAGGTGCGCACCACGGGCAGCCACATCTGGTCTGTGCCCTCCATGATGGTCCACAGCGTCTTGATGGCGCGCTTGAGGACGGAGGTGTAGCAGATGTCGAACTTCATGCCGGCATCCTTGATGGCCTGGGCGCCGCGCTTGGCCTCCTCCAGACCCTTCTCGCTCAGGTCGGCGTCGAACCAGCCGCAGAAGCGGTTCTCCTGGTTCCAGGAGCTCTCGCCGTGCCTCACGATTACCAGACGGTGAGCGGTGGTCATGCTGCCGTTTGTTTTTCCCTGGCTTTCCTCgaaatgaaaatgttgaagTTCGCCCTTTTCCGTGACACGTGACGCGGCCTCCCTTCTTACACGCACTTCCTGACTGCCAGTGAGCACCGAGCGCTGGAGGCAGGCTGGCTTTATACCGCCCGGCCACGTGCCCCGCCCGCCTTTCTGACCGCGGGGGCTCCCCTCCGATCCCGGCATTCCAGCTGCTGACGGACAGCGTCGGTCGGCCAATGGCAGGCGGCCTCCTCCGGGTGCTTGAGCCTGATCCTGGCATTGGAAGGGCAGAGGTCACGGGCTTGTCCAAAATAGCAACATGACTTTTAAACTGAGAGCCATGGAGTAGGAGAGTAAATATCAGAGCGGGCTGCTCgagtgtttttggggtgttacagagaggagcaggagagtgagTGTCACTGACACTCAGGTACTGCAACAGTGTTGCAGAGAGTAATGGGGAAACTCATTCCCATTCACACAAATGATGTATGAGTGTtttttatacagtactgtgcagaagcctTAGGCACcctaacacatttgagattcccaaatattaattttccaaaagattaaatattagagagacatttttgtatttacttaaaaagtaacatattaccgtaagcaattgactacctTTTAcgtaaaaacttgatcaaggctgtctgagatcagaagcaaggagccaaccaaagtctgcagaagaacagtggcatgttctccaacatgcttggaacaacctccctgctgatcgtcttatagaactgcaggacagtgtagactatctcagagaagtgatgcagttttaatgccgaagggttgtcacaaaaaatattgatttgattcagtttttaactattctgccaaattactcaaatgtaatgtaaaatgtattatacatttatttaggaccttttagttaattatttgtgaaagaatcttatctgtacagagtgttatacaggtgcctaa from Conger conger chromosome 12, fConCon1.1, whole genome shotgun sequence includes the following:
- the pgam2 gene encoding phosphoglycerate mutase 2 is translated as MTTAHRLVIVRHGESSWNQENRFCGWFDADLSEKGLEEAKRGAQAIKDAGMKFDICYTSVLKRAIKTLWTIMEGTDQMWLPVVRTWRLNERHYGGLTGLNKAETAAKHGEEQVKIWRRSFDIPPPPMDHDHAYHKIISESRRYKGLKPGELPTCESLKDTIARALPFWNDTVVPEIKAGKNVIIAAHGNSLRGIVKHLESMTDAAIMELNLPTGIPIVYELDKDLKPVKPMQFLGDEETVRKAMEAVAAQGKVKK